A single region of the Rhodospirillales bacterium genome encodes:
- a CDS encoding carbon-nitrogen hydrolase family protein, translating into MSNILKAACVQMNSGPVIEENLKAAGAFVRAAAAEGAQLIVTPENTCHIRASGEKKLASAQPEETHPALPFFAALAKELGVWILVGSIAVKISEKQVANRSLLFSAAGELVAAYDKIHMFDVDLPTGESHRESETVRPGDKAVVAGTPWGGLGLSICYDLRFPRLYADLAKAGAVLLATPAAFTVPTGRAHWEILQRARAIETGSFVLAAAQTGEYEGGGRTYGHSMIVGPWGEVLAQAGEETGFITAELDITAVQKARTAIPALQHDCDYAF; encoded by the coding sequence ATGAGCAATATCCTCAAAGCGGCCTGCGTGCAGATGAATAGCGGGCCGGTGATTGAAGAGAACCTGAAGGCGGCGGGGGCGTTTGTCCGTGCGGCGGCCGCAGAGGGCGCGCAGCTTATCGTGACGCCCGAAAACACCTGCCATATCCGCGCTTCCGGCGAGAAAAAGCTGGCCTCGGCGCAGCCCGAAGAGACACATCCGGCCCTGCCGTTTTTCGCGGCGCTGGCGAAGGAACTGGGGGTGTGGATTCTGGTGGGGTCGATTGCGGTCAAAATCTCGGAAAAACAGGTGGCGAACCGTTCACTCCTGTTTTCTGCCGCAGGAGAGCTTGTGGCCGCTTATGATAAAATCCACATGTTCGACGTGGATTTGCCTACCGGGGAAAGCCACCGGGAGAGCGAAACCGTCAGGCCCGGAGACAAGGCCGTTGTGGCCGGGACGCCCTGGGGCGGTCTGGGCTTAAGCATTTGTTACGATTTGCGTTTTCCGCGTCTCTACGCCGATCTGGCCAAAGCGGGGGCGGTTCTTTTGGCAACCCCTGCGGCCTTTACCGTTCCGACCGGCAGGGCGCACTGGGAAATCCTGCAGCGGGCCCGCGCCATCGAAACCGGCAGCTTCGTTCTGGCGGCGGCGCAGACGGGGGAGTATGAGGGCGGAGGCAGGACGTACGGCCATTCTATGATTGTCGGCCCGTGGGGGGAGGTGCTGGCGCAGGCCGGTGAAGAGACGGGTTTTATTACCGCCGAGCTTGACATTACCGCCGTTCAAAAGGCCCGCACGGCCATTCCGGCCTTGCAGCACGATTGCGATTATGCTTTTTAG
- a CDS encoding disulfide bond formation protein B — protein sequence MIKNIFLNAQLMTFGLAAISAFALSMAFTAQYIFGLEPCILCLYQRIPYALVIALGLTGFLTAPKCKLGAAFFIILSGFVFLANSALAFYHSGIEQHWWRSHLEGCAVPELEGSITDVLATIEARTEAVRCDEPSWLDPVFGLSMANYNAAFCFGLFALCLLSGTAIWRKAKADRAAKKACGV from the coding sequence ATGATTAAAAATATTTTCCTCAATGCGCAGCTCATGACTTTCGGACTGGCCGCGATTTCGGCCTTCGCCCTCAGCATGGCCTTTACGGCGCAATATATTTTCGGGCTGGAGCCCTGCATCCTGTGCCTGTATCAGCGCATCCCCTACGCGCTTGTCATTGCGCTGGGCCTGACCGGGTTCCTCACAGCTCCAAAATGCAAACTGGGCGCCGCCTTTTTTATAATCCTCTCCGGCTTTGTCTTTCTGGCCAATAGCGCGCTGGCCTTTTATCATTCCGGGATCGAGCAGCACTGGTGGCGCTCCCACCTGGAAGGTTGCGCCGTGCCGGAACTCGAGGGCAGCATCACCGACGTCCTGGCCACAATCGAAGCCCGGACGGAAGCCGTCCGCTGCGACGAGCCCTCCTGGCTCGACCCGGTTTTTGGCCTGTCCATGGCAAATTACAATGCCGCTTTCTGCTTCGGACTGTTTGCGCTCTGCCTGCTGTCGGGCACGGCCATCTGGCGCAAAGCCAAAGCCGACCGCGCCGCGAAAAAAGCCTGCGGTGTTTAG
- the grxC gene encoding glutaredoxin 3: protein MAKVEVYSSNTCPYCVRAKSLLEAKGADYTEYNISTNPKVIVEMLERTNGLKSVPQIFIDGRHIGGCDDLHDLDSKGELELLLAS, encoded by the coding sequence ATGGCCAAAGTCGAAGTCTATTCAAGCAACACATGCCCCTATTGCGTCCGGGCGAAGTCTTTGCTGGAGGCGAAAGGGGCGGACTATACCGAATATAATATTTCCACAAATCCGAAGGTGATTGTGGAGATGCTCGAGCGCACGAACGGCCTCAAAAGCGTGCCCCAGATTTTTATCGACGGGCGGCATATAGGCGGCTGTGACGATTTGCACGATCTGGACAGCAAGGGAGAGCTGGAGTTGTTGTTGGCCTCTTAG
- a CDS encoding FTR1 family protein, with product MLETVVITFREGLEMFLIVAIILAYLTKTGRTNLRMPVFWGSGAAFLISATTGWHIAELAQDPVMEGMLAIIAGVLVASLTYMMMRASGNIKKQITDRIEQSASRSGIAPMVGIFFFTALMITREGMETAMMLGSMTGTMAGSDMLVGAIAGFASVGLIGWLWILQSDKINLRLFMQVTGVFLILFCVHLFAYGFHELTEAGVVPFIDNFYWHVLTEPLEPGEPLGNAITIALLAVPCLWLLVGYVKDRIFAKEALGAAE from the coding sequence ATGCTTGAAACTGTTGTCATCACCTTCCGCGAAGGGCTGGAAATGTTCCTCATCGTGGCTATTATCCTTGCTTACCTGACGAAAACGGGCCGCACAAACCTGAGAATGCCTGTTTTCTGGGGCAGCGGCGCGGCTTTCCTCATCAGCGCCACAACGGGCTGGCATATCGCGGAACTGGCGCAGGACCCCGTCATGGAGGGAATGCTGGCCATTATTGCAGGGGTTCTGGTCGCGTCTTTGACCTACATGATGATGCGGGCATCCGGAAACATTAAGAAACAAATTACAGACAGGATCGAGCAAAGCGCCTCCAGATCCGGCATCGCCCCGATGGTCGGGATTTTCTTTTTCACCGCATTGATGATTACCCGCGAGGGCATGGAAACCGCCATGATGCTCGGCTCGATGACAGGCACGATGGCCGGAAGCGACATGCTTGTCGGGGCCATAGCCGGATTCGCTTCCGTCGGCCTGATCGGATGGCTGTGGATTTTGCAAAGCGATAAAATAAACCTGCGCCTGTTTATGCAGGTCACAGGAGTCTTTTTGATCCTGTTTTGCGTCCATCTCTTCGCCTACGGCTTTCATGAACTGACCGAAGCGGGCGTCGTTCCTTTTATTGACAATTTCTACTGGCATGTCCTGACGGAACCGCTGGAACCGGGAGAGCCGCTTGGAAACGCGATCACAATTGCCTTGCTTGCCGTGCCCTGCCTGTGGTTACTGGTTGGCTATGTCAAGGACAGAATATTCGCAAAAGAAGCACTGGGCGCGGCGGAATAA
- a CDS encoding helix-turn-helix transcriptional regulator produces the protein MDYDILHINGKPHVLVPIHDFTALKNGAGQESLPEEILEQLALKQSSPIKILRKYRGFTQGTLAQAAGLSRPYLTEIETGRKDGSVRALKAIAQALDVALEALAP, from the coding sequence ATGGACTACGATATTTTGCACATTAACGGCAAGCCGCATGTTCTTGTTCCCATCCATGATTTTACGGCGCTCAAAAACGGCGCAGGGCAAGAGAGCCTGCCGGAAGAAATTTTGGAACAACTCGCCCTGAAACAAAGCAGCCCCATCAAAATCCTGCGTAAATATCGCGGCTTCACACAGGGCACCCTGGCGCAGGCCGCCGGGCTGTCCCGCCCCTACCTCACCGAGATCGAAACAGGCCGCAAGGATGGCTCTGTCCGCGCCCTCAAAGCCATCGCGCAGGCGCTGGATGTGGCGTTAGAAGCCTTAGCGCCGTAA
- a CDS encoding exopolysaccharide biosynthesis protein: MTPRLLSQLLNDLKAGISSETVSVGEVLEAFHERGLGFFVFLVALPAALPLPALGINTLIAVPLLLLTLQQAFGSHTVWLPESLKKKTVRRETLENMIDAALPWVLRLEIFIQPRMGWLTQNGASRLIGFINFIMALAVCIPIPLTNTVPSMGIALMSIGILMRDGLSVLAGAFIGIAWIALLASVFIFLGLEGADLVKDFIKSFF; encoded by the coding sequence ATGACACCGCGCCTCCTTTCACAGCTTTTAAACGATTTAAAAGCCGGAATTTCCAGCGAAACCGTCTCTGTCGGAGAGGTTTTGGAAGCCTTTCACGAACGGGGGCTCGGCTTTTTTGTCTTTCTGGTCGCCCTGCCTGCGGCGTTGCCTTTACCGGCGCTGGGCATCAACACGCTGATTGCCGTGCCCCTTTTGCTCCTGACGCTGCAGCAGGCCTTTGGCTCCCATACCGTCTGGCTGCCCGAGAGCCTCAAGAAAAAAACCGTCCGCCGCGAAACCCTCGAGAACATGATCGACGCCGCCCTGCCGTGGGTCCTGCGCCTGGAGATTTTTATCCAGCCCCGCATGGGATGGCTCACACAAAACGGCGCCTCCAGACTCATCGGATTTATAAATTTTATCATGGCGCTGGCCGTTTGCATTCCCATCCCCCTGACCAATACGGTGCCCAGCATGGGAATCGCCCTGATGTCCATCGGCATTTTAATGCGCGACGGGCTGTCCGTTCTGGCCGGCGCATTCATCGGCATAGCGTGGATCGCGCTTCTGGCAAGCGTTTTCATCTTCCTTGGACTGGAAGGGGCTGATCTGGTAAAAGACTTTATCAAATCGTTTTTTTAA
- a CDS encoding lipid A deacylase LpxR family protein — protein MSRTEYSQKKHWARRNKTAGLLAFLFCLFLPPSAHAQQARHETLQEKYAARAQNVEDKNYVSFSFENDSIGTGTDRFYSSGERLSWFNVNTPVPPVIDRLADIIPTFDLNETTSTLFTLGQNIYTPEDIRIAAPQNNDHPWAAWLYGSVGLATVTDNHIDELEVTLGLVGPEAMGEQTQKFIHRHVTNSAIPKGWAHQLDFEPGLILSWARRWPQALAYEQNNLRLALEPNINLSLGNIYTYAGSGVTLTLGPHQNALQDRPPRIRPAIPGTGFFDVPDKGWSWHLFASADGRAIARNIFLDGNSFSDGPGVSKKHLVADASAGIALTFGDYRLSYALNFRSKEFDGQDDESVFGSLTLTTRF, from the coding sequence ATGTCAAGGACAGAATATTCGCAAAAGAAGCACTGGGCGCGGCGGAATAAAACCGCCGGCCTCCTTGCCTTCCTTTTTTGCCTTTTCCTGCCCCCTTCGGCGCACGCACAGCAGGCGCGACATGAAACGCTTCAGGAAAAATACGCAGCCCGCGCGCAAAATGTAGAAGATAAAAACTACGTAAGCTTTTCCTTTGAAAACGATTCCATCGGCACCGGCACCGACCGCTTTTACAGCAGCGGCGAGCGCCTGAGCTGGTTCAACGTCAACACCCCCGTCCCGCCCGTGATAGACAGACTGGCGGATATTATCCCCACCTTTGACCTGAACGAGACAACCAGCACTCTTTTTACACTGGGACAAAACATCTACACGCCGGAAGATATCAGGATCGCCGCGCCGCAAAATAACGACCATCCATGGGCCGCCTGGCTTTACGGCTCTGTCGGGCTTGCCACGGTAACGGATAACCATATCGATGAACTGGAAGTCACGCTCGGCCTTGTCGGCCCCGAAGCGATGGGAGAGCAAACGCAGAAATTCATCCACCGGCATGTCACAAACTCCGCGATCCCCAAAGGATGGGCCCATCAGCTCGACTTTGAACCCGGCCTTATCCTGTCCTGGGCGCGGCGCTGGCCGCAGGCCCTCGCCTACGAACAAAACAATCTGAGACTGGCCCTTGAGCCGAATATCAACCTGTCCCTCGGCAATATCTACACCTATGCCGGCAGCGGCGTAACGCTCACCCTCGGGCCGCACCAGAACGCGCTGCAGGACAGGCCGCCGCGCATCCGTCCCGCCATTCCCGGTACGGGATTTTTTGACGTTCCGGACAAGGGATGGAGCTGGCACCTCTTCGCCAGCGCGGACGGACGGGCCATCGCCCGGAATATTTTTCTGGACGGAAACAGTTTCAGCGACGGCCCCGGTGTCAGCAAAAAACATCTGGTCGCAGACGCCAGCGCTGGCATCGCCCTTACCTTCGGCGATTACCGTCTGTCTTACGCCCTGAATTTCCGGTCAAAAGAATTCGACGGGCAGGACGATGAAAGCGTTTTTGGCTCCCTGACCCTGACAACACGGTTCTAG
- a CDS encoding STAS/SEC14 domain-containing protein: MFTIQPESRGKNLYIVAEGVLTHQDYQALIPEMESRMEGHGKLDCVIDLSGWDGWEWRAVWDDFFAGMKHFNDFGRLAIIGRDDQKWVEWFGKFYDLFRGDETKFFTLGEEAQARQWCWQGEESEAA; encoded by the coding sequence ATGTTTACGATACAACCCGAGTCCAGGGGTAAAAACCTGTATATTGTCGCCGAGGGGGTCCTGACCCATCAGGATTACCAGGCTCTTATTCCCGAAATGGAATCGCGCATGGAAGGTCATGGCAAGCTGGATTGTGTAATTGATCTCAGCGGCTGGGACGGCTGGGAATGGCGCGCCGTGTGGGACGATTTTTTCGCTGGCATGAAGCATTTCAACGATTTCGGCCGTCTGGCGATCATTGGCCGCGACGATCAGAAATGGGTGGAATGGTTCGGAAAGTTCTATGACCTCTTCCGCGGCGATGAAACGAAATTCTTCACGCTGGGCGAGGAGGCGCAGGCCCGGCAGTGGTGCTGGCAGGGCGAAGAGTCGGAGGCGGCTTAA
- a CDS encoding ComF family protein — translation MSLWGNILNAALPPRCPLSGEIVDAQGMLAPESWARLQFISDPVCSACGLPLEFSIESAGARCAACLKTPPVYGRGRSALVYDEASRDLILGFKHGDQMQNVVSFVPWLRRAGADLLAGAEILVPVPLHRWRLLRRRYNQAALMAQALGRAAGVPCVPDMLQRVRATPVQGHMKPVERQKNVRNAFRLHPRHAGRIAGKHILLVDDVYTTGSTVSECAGTLLDGGAGQVDVLTLARVVRPRRLD, via the coding sequence ATGTCGCTATGGGGGAACATACTTAACGCCGCTTTGCCGCCACGCTGCCCTTTGAGCGGGGAGATTGTGGACGCGCAGGGCATGCTTGCCCCGGAAAGCTGGGCTAGGCTGCAATTCATTTCCGATCCGGTGTGCAGCGCCTGCGGCCTGCCTTTGGAATTTTCAATTGAAAGCGCCGGGGCCAGATGCGCGGCCTGCCTGAAAACGCCGCCTGTTTACGGCAGGGGCCGCAGTGCGCTTGTTTATGATGAGGCGTCGCGGGATTTGATCCTTGGGTTCAAGCATGGGGACCAGATGCAAAATGTTGTGAGTTTTGTGCCGTGGCTCAGGCGGGCAGGGGCGGATTTGCTGGCGGGGGCGGAGATATTGGTGCCTGTGCCGCTGCATCGCTGGCGGCTGCTCCGGCGGCGTTACAATCAGGCGGCCCTGATGGCGCAGGCTTTGGGAAGGGCCGCGGGCGTGCCCTGCGTTCCCGATATGTTGCAGCGTGTGCGGGCCACGCCGGTACAAGGCCATATGAAGCCCGTGGAAAGGCAGAAGAATGTGCGGAACGCTTTTCGTCTGCATCCGCGCCATGCGGGAAGGATTGCGGGCAAGCATATTCTTCTGGTGGATGACGTCTATACGACCGGCTCGACGGTTTCCGAATGCGCCGGAACGCTTTTGGACGGGGGCGCCGGGCAGGTGGATGTTTTGACGCTGGCCCGCGTGGTGCGGCCCAGAAGGCTGGATTAA
- a CDS encoding DUF853 domain-containing protein — MSDTAEAIYLGSETDHPQNRQYFALKWANRHGLIAGATGTGKTVTLQNLAEGFSNAGVPVFMADVKGDLSGICMPGEMQDFLVKRAEVIGLEDYKKQAFPVVFWDLFARQGHAVRTTISEIGPVLLARMLELNDTQEGVLNIAFRHADEEGMLLLDLKDLQALLTALYENASEISKEYGQVSKPSVAAIQRALLRLEDQGADKFFGEPALDLKDFMRTDMDGKGYINILAADELMQSPRLYATFLLWLLAELFEELPEAGDSDRPKLVFFFDEAHLLFDDAPKALLEKVEQVVRLIRSKGVGVYFVTQNPQDIPESVLGQLGNRVQHGLRAFTPQQQKFIKVAAQTYRENPAFDVAEVITELGVGEALVSTLEEKGKPSIVQRTLIRPPMSRLGTASAEARRMASMADGIGGKYDTVQDRESAYEILQKKAEAAARQAEKAQEAVEKSKTAPRRSNRQGVGEAAIKSLVRSVSSSIGRTIAREIVRGVMGSLRR; from the coding sequence ATGAGTGATACAGCAGAAGCCATTTATCTCGGGTCCGAAACGGACCATCCGCAAAACAGGCAGTATTTTGCCCTGAAATGGGCCAACCGGCACGGGCTGATCGCCGGGGCGACGGGGACGGGAAAAACCGTCACGCTGCAAAATCTGGCCGAAGGTTTTTCCAACGCGGGCGTGCCTGTCTTTATGGCGGATGTGAAGGGCGATTTGTCCGGCATCTGCATGCCCGGCGAGATGCAGGATTTTCTGGTCAAACGGGCGGAAGTCATCGGCCTTGAAGATTACAAAAAACAGGCTTTCCCGGTTGTGTTCTGGGATTTGTTTGCCCGGCAGGGTCACGCCGTCCGCACGACGATTTCTGAAATCGGGCCGGTGCTTCTGGCGCGGATGCTGGAGCTGAACGATACGCAGGAAGGCGTTCTCAATATCGCGTTCCGGCATGCCGATGAAGAAGGCATGCTTTTGCTGGATCTGAAAGATTTACAGGCGCTCCTCACGGCGCTGTATGAAAATGCGTCCGAAATTTCCAAGGAATACGGGCAGGTGTCGAAACCCTCTGTCGCTGCGATTCAGCGGGCCCTGCTGCGGCTGGAGGATCAGGGGGCGGACAAATTCTTCGGGGAGCCGGCGCTGGATCTCAAGGATTTTATGCGCACCGATATGGACGGGAAGGGCTATATCAATATTCTGGCGGCGGATGAACTGATGCAATCGCCGCGTCTTTACGCGACGTTTCTGCTTTGGCTGCTCGCCGAGCTGTTTGAAGAGTTGCCCGAGGCCGGGGATTCTGACAGGCCGAAACTCGTTTTCTTTTTTGACGAAGCGCATCTGCTTTTCGATGACGCGCCCAAGGCGCTGCTCGAAAAAGTGGAGCAGGTGGTGCGCCTGATCCGCTCCAAAGGGGTGGGGGTGTATTTTGTCACCCAGAATCCGCAGGACATTCCTGAAAGCGTTCTGGGACAGCTTGGAAACCGTGTGCAGCACGGCCTGCGCGCCTTTACGCCCCAGCAGCAGAAATTCATCAAGGTCGCGGCGCAGACCTACCGCGAAAATCCGGCCTTCGATGTGGCGGAGGTGATAACGGAACTGGGCGTCGGGGAGGCGCTGGTGTCTACGCTGGAAGAAAAGGGAAAGCCTTCCATCGTGCAGCGGACCCTGATCCGCCCGCCGATGTCCCGTTTGGGCACGGCAAGCGCCGAGGCCCGGCGTATGGCCTCAATGGCGGACGGGATTGGCGGGAAGTACGACACGGTTCAGGACCGTGAAAGCGCCTATGAAATTCTGCAAAAGAAAGCGGAGGCCGCCGCCCGGCAGGCAGAGAAGGCACAGGAAGCCGTCGAAAAATCAAAAACCGCACCCCGCAGATCCAATCGTCAGGGCGTGGGCGAGGCGGCGATTAAATCCCTTGTCCGCTCCGTCAGTTCCTCGATCGGCCGCACTATTGCCCGTGAAATTGTCCGCGGCGTGATGGGCAGCTTACGGCGCTAA
- a CDS encoding phospholipase, with protein MDTDFKTYTQNPASGGAPRQVIVLLHGLGANGQDLIGLARYWEAVLPDAVFASPDAPFPCDMAPVGYQWFSLQDREPERILSGVQTAAPLLDGYLDGLLDRYGLEDKDLALVGFSQGTMMSLYVGPRRRKRIAGILGYSGALIGEETLGESHINKMPVCLIHGDADPVVPVGAYFHARNILHSKGFEVSGHVTEGLEHGIDNAGIETGAAFLSGLFA; from the coding sequence ATGGATACGGATTTTAAAACATACACGCAAAACCCGGCTTCAGGCGGCGCGCCGAGACAGGTAATAGTCCTTTTGCATGGTTTGGGCGCAAACGGGCAGGACTTGATAGGTCTGGCCCGTTACTGGGAGGCGGTTTTGCCGGACGCTGTTTTCGCATCGCCGGATGCGCCTTTTCCCTGCGATATGGCGCCGGTGGGGTATCAGTGGTTTTCCTTGCAGGACCGGGAGCCGGAACGCATTTTAAGCGGGGTGCAGACGGCTGCGCCGCTTTTGGACGGCTATCTGGACGGGCTTTTGGACCGGTACGGACTGGAAGACAAAGATCTGGCGCTGGTCGGATTCTCCCAAGGCACCATGATGAGCCTCTATGTGGGGCCGCGCCGCAGAAAACGGATCGCCGGCATTTTGGGGTATTCCGGCGCCCTGATCGGAGAAGAGACGCTCGGGGAAAGCCATATCAACAAAATGCCCGTTTGCCTGATTCACGGGGATGCCGATCCGGTGGTGCCGGTCGGGGCCTATTTCCATGCCAGAAACATTCTTCACTCCAAAGGTTTCGAGGTGAGCGGGCACGTCACGGAAGGGCTCGAACACGGGATAGATAACGCAGGCATTGAAACCGGCGCCGCTTTTTTATCCGGTCTTTTTGCGTAA
- a CDS encoding HNH endonuclease: MESMQSLEQCPALVLNADYRPLSYFPLSLWSWQDAVKAVFRETVTVLSEYEREVHSPGTAFKLPSVLVLKEFVPAVEKPAFTRFNVFLRDGWQCQYCGADQKTHELTFDHVVPKSRGGKTSWTNIVAACRSCNTCKGHKLLHECGMRLKAEPVRPSMFDLQRNGRKFPPNFLHESWGDFLYWDSELDHEEEAAVQ; encoded by the coding sequence ATGGAGAGTATGCAGTCATTGGAGCAATGTCCGGCTCTGGTTCTGAATGCCGATTATCGCCCCTTAAGCTATTTCCCCCTTTCCTTATGGTCATGGCAGGATGCGGTCAAGGCAGTGTTCCGTGAGACGGTGACCGTTTTGTCCGAATATGAACGCGAAGTGCATTCACCGGGCACGGCGTTTAAACTGCCCAGCGTTCTGGTGTTGAAGGAATTTGTGCCGGCGGTCGAGAAGCCGGCTTTTACAAGGTTTAACGTGTTTTTGCGGGACGGGTGGCAGTGCCAGTATTGCGGCGCGGACCAGAAAACGCATGAATTGACATTTGACCACGTGGTGCCGAAATCGCGTGGCGGGAAGACAAGCTGGACGAATATCGTCGCGGCCTGCCGGAGTTGCAATACGTGCAAGGGGCATAAACTGCTCCATGAATGCGGTATGCGCCTGAAGGCGGAGCCTGTGAGGCCGTCGATGTTCGATCTTCAGCGAAACGGACGAAAATTCCCTCCAAATTTTCTGCATGAAAGCTGGGGGGATTTTCTTTACTGGGACAGCGAACTCGATCACGAGGAGGAAGCCGCTGTTCAGTAA
- a CDS encoding DUF2892 domain-containing protein: MKFEKNVGKMERLARFGLALVLGGLYAMGMIEGTAGVIALIVAIVMLATSLLSFCPLYTLIGKSPCGTGCCGHCKSEDAPEKADEKKEE, from the coding sequence ATGAAATTCGAAAAAAATGTCGGAAAAATGGAGCGCCTCGCCCGCTTCGGCCTTGCCCTTGTCCTCGGCGGACTTTACGCCATGGGAATGATCGAGGGCACGGCAGGCGTCATTGCCCTGATCGTGGCCATTGTCATGCTGGCGACGTCGCTCCTGTCTTTTTGCCCGCTTTATACCCTCATCGGCAAAAGCCCTTGCGGCACCGGATGCTGCGGCCATTGCAAATCCGAAGACGCGCCTGAAAAAGCGGACGAAAAAAAAGAAGAGTAA